GGACAGTCAGCGTTTTCGTCACCCAATAGCCAAGCTGTTTGCGAGGCTCTGTAACTTGAAGACTCAAAACCATTTTTAGGCATAATATGATAAAGTGAGACTGAGTCTGATTGCGTTTTGGTAAAATAATTTTGTGTTAAAGAATTTAACGGAACAGAATTGATGTTATCAACCCTGCCTAATACTCCAACCATCGGCGTTGGTGGAATTGCATTGCCATCAGTTTGATTATTGAGGCTGACATTACCGCTTACTACAGGGATGCGAAACTCTGTTGCGACTAAGTTTATTCCATCAATAATATCTGATAATTGCCTGAGCACTGTTGCGGATTTGGGGTTGCCTAAATTGAGGCAATCTGTCATTGCTAAAGGCACTGCACCAGAAGCAACAATTTTTCGAGCAATTTTAATCACAGAAAGCGCAGTTCCATGTAAGGGATCAAGCTCAACCCACCGTTCTTCACAGCCACCTGCGACGGCAATACCTGTGGCTGAGGGGACTCCATAACTATCTTTTTCTTGAGCATAGTTTGGGAGCCTGACGACGCCCGCAGCAGCTGACTGCAACGCTCCACAACCCGCAACTGTATTTCCCTGAACCGTAGAGCAGTAGTTATGAAATACTGCTGAGCGATCGGAAAAAGAGGGATGTGCAAAAAGATTTGCAATGAGTTGAGGGTATTTTTCAACTAAAAGCTCTAAAGATAAATGATTTTGAATATCCTTATGTGCCTCAGGATTTGAGGCTTTTAATGTTAAAGAAGGTTTATTCTCTGTATTGAAATTCAACTCTTCTTGACTCTTGTTATTAATAATTTTGTGTTGTTTAAGATATTCGTCACGATTTAGACTTGTATGTTGATAGCGCGGCGCTTTATCGACCAACACAGAGATAGGTGTTGCTGTAACAATTTTGTTATCAAATATGCATGTAAATAAACCTGTTCGATTGATTTTTCCAATAATTGCATAAGCGATTTTATGGTGTTCTAGTTCGAGGCAAACTGCATTGATATTTTTTGGTGTTACGGCACAGAGCATTCTTTCTTGAGATTCGCTGAGTAAAATTTCCCATGCCTGCATATCACTCATTCTTTGAGGAACGTTATTTAAATTTAAAGCCACTCCATATCCAGATCGCGCAGCCATTTCAACAGAGCTGGAGGTGATTCCTGCTGCTCCCAAATCTTGTAAACCAACGACAAGATTTTTTTCGATGAGCGATAGTGTTGCATCAAATAGGACTTTTCCAGCAAAAGGATCGCCAACTTGAACAGTTGGTTTGAGAGACGTATCTAAACTTGAAAACTCTGCGCTGCTCATTGTTGCGCCATGAACGCCATCGCGGCCTGTTGCCGAGCCAAAATAAATCAAAACATTTTCATTTTCTGGAAAAAGTACAGAATTTAAATTTTCTGTTAATTCTTCCTGAATTTGAGGCACGATATTTGATGAATTTGAAACATGAATCTTATTTTTTTGATCAGAGACAATCCCTTTAAAAATTTTCTCTTTGTGGACAAGACCTGCGCAAAAAGCATTCACAAGAATATTTTTGCTATAATTATAATGAAAACTAATGTCTCCTGTCACGTTTGGAACGCCAAAAGCGTTACCATAATTTGCAACGCCACGAACCGTATCGCGAAGCAAATGCGCGTTCCAAGTTCCTTCGCCAAAACGCAGACAATTTAATGCAGCAATTGGATATGCACCCATACAAAAAACATCTCTGAGTATCCCTCCAACACCTGTTGCGGCGCCTTGATAGGGTTCGATAAAGCTAGGATGATTATGTGATTCCATTTTAAATGCAATTGCATACTCTTTGTTGATGGCAACAACACCAGCGTTTTCTCCAGGGCCTTGCAGTACCCATGGTTCTTCAGTGTGTAAATTTTTTAAATATGATTTTGAAGATTTATAGGAACAGTGTTCGCTCCATAATGCACCACATGCCGCAATTTCTTCTAGTGATGGAGTGCGTTTTAAATCATCACAAAACTTTTGAAACTCTTCTGGAGTTAAACCAAAACGAGCAGAAGCGTTATTTAGATTTTGAGAAATAGCAGTTGAATTAGACATGGTATTTGGCCCCTTCAAATAATTTTTCTGCAAAGTTTGCCAATGGGCTTCCTGAGCGAATTTTTATTTTTTGTGATTGCGCAATACCAAGTAAAAAAACGAGACCTTCGTCACTACCAAGAATAAGATCTGAGGCGCGTTCTGGATGTGGCATCATTCCAAATATTTTTCCACTAGAATTGGTAAGACCTGCAATAGATTTATAGCTTCCATTTTCGTTATTATTATAAAAAACAACAGCGTTTTTTTCTGCAAGAGCTTTTTCTGTGTTGCTCCGGGGAGGAAGCCAGTTGCCCATGCCGCATGACATTGGAATAAAAAATTCTTTAGAAAAAATGCTTTCAATTAACTTGAATTGATGTTCGTGAAATTTAGGAATCCAGACACAGTTATTTTCTTGATTGGTTGTAAGAAAATAATTTTTTTCAACACGAATTGATACAGGAAAATGATGATGTTGTTTTGTGACATTTTTTACAAGTGTTCCTGGAAGCAAGCCGCTTTCACACAATATTTGAAAGCCATTACAGATTCCTAAAATTGGTATGTCACTTTGTGCGAGCTTTTTAACAAAAGTCATTTCTTCGGTACGAGCCGCAATTGCCCCTGCGCGTAGATAGTCTCCAAAACTAAATCCGCCTGGAATAAAAAGGGCATCAATCTCTTCGGGAAGAATAGAATGATGTTTTTTTAAATTTAAAAATTCAACCTCTGTTTCAAGATTTTCTGAAAACCAGAGAAATGATTCTTTTTCACAGTTAGTTCCAGGAAAAACCGGGATTAAGGTTTTTTTCTTCATTGGATGACCTCAATCGTAAACTGCTCAATAACGTGGTTTTGAAGAACCTCGCAAGCATATTTTTTGATATTTTCTAACGTTGTATGATGTGGCATGTGAATCAGAAAGCACTTTTGTTGGCGCAAACTTACAATCTCATTGCCAGATGTTCTCATATCGTTTGCAATTGTTTTGGCCTCAGTGTCAAGCACATCTGGCATGAGTGAAACAGTTACTTTGATAATTTTTTGTAATGCAGGGACTTTGCAATAAATAGGCTCATTTACCTTACGCTTATAATCATCTGGCGATACGCCAAACACGCGTTTAAACGTTGCTGGAACAGAGGTTAAATAATTATCTGTATTAAAAACTTGAGACAGGGTTTCTACACCAACAGTGTCACAAACTTTTTTATGTTGTAAAAGTTTATTAAGAAACTCTTTATCGATCACAGTTGCAATTGCGACTTTTGGCGAAATTTCAAGGGCAATTGATTGCACCAGTTCATAAGCATCAGTGCGGTTTATGCCTTTAGAAACCAGTGCAGTTAAAACGCTTTGACTTGCCCAGAGGCCGCCTGTTTTCCATAAATTTGTTTCCATTGCTTTTGGATTGATTTGCATCTCGGCAATTAAATACGCACAACGCGAAATCATAAAATCAACAGTTACAAAAAGATCAGGTAGCGCAAGGCGCTCAGTGCTACTGTGCGAAATATCTCTTTCATGCCAAAGTGCAATATTTTCTGACAGCATTGCAGCATAGCCTCGAATTGTCCGAGCTAAACCGCACAAATTTTCAGAAAGGATTGGATTTTTTTTGTGCGGCATAGCCGAACTGCCTTTTTGTTTTTTTCCAAAAGGTTCTAAAACTTCTCCAAGTTCTGTGCGCGCCCAGTGGCGTAAATTTGTTGCAAACCTTTCGATAGCGTTTGATACAGATAAAATACTAGAAATCACAGAAAGCACTCTATCGCGCGGTATAATTTGTGTTGCCACAGTTTCTGGCTGTAGATTTAATTGGCTAAGAACCTCAAATTCAAACTGCGGTGTGAGTTGAGAGTATGTTCCGACAGCACCCGAAAGCTTGCCAAATGAAATCGTGTGGTGCGCTTCAAGAATTGCGCAGTGGGCTCGTTGAAACTCTGCAAAATGGCTACTGAGAACTTGTCCAAAGCTCATGGGTTCTGCATGAATGCCGTGGGTGCGGCCTATGCAAACAGTATGAGAGTGCTCAAAAGCTCGTTTGGCCAAATTTTCACGTAGGTTAAAAAGTGTATTTGAAATAATTTCAAGCGATTGACGAATACGCAAAGAAAGAGCGGTGTCCACAACGTCTGAGCTTGTTAAGCCTTTGTGGAGAAAGTGTCCGTTCTCCGCCATACTTTCGCCTATTTCTGCAACAAAAGCAATAACGTCATGCCCGGTTTCTTGCTCTCTTCTTAAAAAATCTGAGTTATTTTTAGTTGTTATTGCGTAATCAAAAGCATCTAAAACAGAGTTAGGGGCTTGGCCAAAATGAATAAGAGCTGAAAGATGTGCTCTTTCTACCTCGGCCCATGACCTGTATTTGGCTTCTTCAGTCCAGATCTTTTTCATTTCTGGTCGAGAATAACGTTCAATCATGATGCAAACCTCCGCTTAAATTTAGTCTGTTCACACTATTAAGTTTTCTTAAAAAAAAATTGGTATTAGGACAAGGGGCGGTAGAAAATATTAAAGATTCCTGTTTTTTGAATTTGCTGCTAACAGTGACCCAGACTCGAAAAACTGTGAGAACTCAGCTTAAGCTTAAATTTAAAAAACTGCTTGATTATGGTGTTTTATGTTTAATTTGCTAAAATTATTGCATTATATTTTAAATAATATTTGAAAATAAATTGAATTAATAATAAAAAAAGAACGAAAAGAGGTATTATTTAGAATGCAAGGAGTAAATATGAT
This region of Spirobacillus cienkowskii genomic DNA includes:
- a CDS encoding AIR synthase related protein — translated: MSNSTAISQNLNNASARFGLTPEEFQKFCDDLKRTPSLEEIAACGALWSEHCSYKSSKSYLKNLHTEEPWVLQGPGENAGVVAINKEYAIAFKMESHNHPSFIEPYQGAATGVGGILRDVFCMGAYPIAALNCLRFGEGTWNAHLLRDTVRGVANYGNAFGVPNVTGDISFHYNYSKNILVNAFCAGLVHKEKIFKGIVSDQKNKIHVSNSSNIVPQIQEELTENLNSVLFPENENVLIYFGSATGRDGVHGATMSSAEFSSLDTSLKPTVQVGDPFAGKVLFDATLSLIEKNLVVGLQDLGAAGITSSSVEMAARSGYGVALNLNNVPQRMSDMQAWEILLSESQERMLCAVTPKNINAVCLELEHHKIAYAIIGKINRTGLFTCIFDNKIVTATPISVLVDKAPRYQHTSLNRDEYLKQHKIINNKSQEELNFNTENKPSLTLKASNPEAHKDIQNHLSLELLVEKYPQLIANLFAHPSFSDRSAVFHNYCSTVQGNTVAGCGALQSAAAGVVRLPNYAQEKDSYGVPSATGIAVAGGCEERWVELDPLHGTALSVIKIARKIVASGAVPLAMTDCLNLGNPKSATVLRQLSDIIDGINLVATEFRIPVVSGNVSLNNQTDGNAIPPTPMVGVLGRVDNINSVPLNSLTQNYFTKTQSDSVSLYHIMPKNGFESSSYRASQTAWLLGDENADCPKVEISIEKELWRIISTSIAQNELFLCNPIGHGGLLGTLIATSLKSMCDLELSKFLWKMPAEKLFAEGNMGFLISFKNKNAEKQFLQRQYPNFSVQKVAELKPQNCNIAMPVFDFKKVYQNYCLTLKQFFNTLSCADKEPYLCAESLVSQT
- a CDS encoding phosphoribosylformylglycinamidine synthase subunit PurQ — protein: MKKKTLIPVFPGTNCEKESFLWFSENLETEVEFLNLKKHHSILPEEIDALFIPGGFSFGDYLRAGAIAARTEEMTFVKKLAQSDIPILGICNGFQILCESGLLPGTLVKNVTKQHHHFPVSIRVEKNYFLTTNQENNCVWIPKFHEHQFKLIESIFSKEFFIPMSCGMGNWLPPRSNTEKALAEKNAVVFYNNNENGSYKSIAGLTNSSGKIFGMMPHPERASDLILGSDEGLVFLLGIAQSQKIKIRSGSPLANFAEKLFEGAKYHV
- the purB gene encoding adenylosuccinate lyase, which produces MIERYSRPEMKKIWTEEAKYRSWAEVERAHLSALIHFGQAPNSVLDAFDYAITTKNNSDFLRREQETGHDVIAFVAEIGESMAENGHFLHKGLTSSDVVDTALSLRIRQSLEIISNTLFNLRENLAKRAFEHSHTVCIGRTHGIHAEPMSFGQVLSSHFAEFQRAHCAILEAHHTISFGKLSGAVGTYSQLTPQFEFEVLSQLNLQPETVATQIIPRDRVLSVISSILSVSNAIERFATNLRHWARTELGEVLEPFGKKQKGSSAMPHKKNPILSENLCGLARTIRGYAAMLSENIALWHERDISHSSTERLALPDLFVTVDFMISRCAYLIAEMQINPKAMETNLWKTGGLWASQSVLTALVSKGINRTDAYELVQSIALEISPKVAIATVIDKEFLNKLLQHKKVCDTVGVETLSQVFNTDNYLTSVPATFKRVFGVSPDDYKRKVNEPIYCKVPALQKIIKVTVSLMPDVLDTEAKTIANDMRTSGNEIVSLRQQKCFLIHMPHHTTLENIKKYACEVLQNHVIEQFTIEVIQ